From Dreissena polymorpha isolate Duluth1 chromosome 15, UMN_Dpol_1.0, whole genome shotgun sequence, a single genomic window includes:
- the LOC127859437 gene encoding dual oxidase maturation factor 1-like isoform X1, which translates to MFGVRRQFSDVKLYIGEIIAYFLDSLCDELKILRTSKRYLFNMAWFTAFRGDFGNAYYGEYRTSVTADISFAAIAYTCVLISIAAIVAAAGIRGRERWYTLVRLTYSLAVGSIILVSIFGYCWQIGEVGVHSPYIYRSKGQISGRLGVHVGLKTVNLTLVGTFTTDGNRFKYNEKLTLGNVIQESSQLWTALDRGLPQTLLSMIDHFDTDEGGLRYGRNCFMAGYFANILLWTAFAFWVTGNILLCSVVWYGAACFTLAGVCMILAAGVYDFLCPQRALRMPCSDGPIELRFGWCFWATLVFGILTTVVGLVLFTLEQKVPKKLAEFFLLDTALEDDEYKQLSNANPLDSVVREDFVHRVGALRTNTKENYGFETTKPKFNPVFAENTLNSKPETDSSRTWAFSNIVEEDRTSEPGIIHSNGVCKEIPACDSRSDSERDIGRLTEIYVNIDPDKRFVSANLSNNRRASIW; encoded by the exons ATGTTCGGGGTGAGAAGGCAATTTTCTGATGTAAAACTATATATTGGAGAAATAATCGCATACTTTTTAGATTCTTTGTGCGACGAACTTAAAATATTAAGGACTTCAAAAAGATACCTGTTCAA CATGGCGTGGTTCACAGCGTTTCGTGGCGACTTTGGCAACGCCTATTACGGCGAGTACCGGACGTCCGTCACTGCGGACATCTCGTTCGCCGCCATCGCTTACACGTGCGTCCTGATCTCCATAGCTGCCATAGTGGCCGCGGCTGGTATCAGAGGCCGAGAG AGATGGTACACTTTGGTCCGTCTTACATACAGTCTGGCCGTAGGAAGCATCATTCTGG TGAGCATCTTCGGATACTGCTGGCAGATCGGCGAGGTAGGAGTTCATTCCCCCTACATATACCGGAGCAAAGGTCAAATTTCAGGGCGACTGGGCGTTCACGTTGGTTTGAAAACAGTCAATCTGACTCTTGTAG GAACTTTCACTACCGATGGGAACAGATTCAAATACAACGAAAAGCTCACGCTAGGAAATG TCATCCAAGAGAGTTCGCAGCTCTGGACGGCCCTTGACCGCGGGCTGCCCCAGACGCTGCTGTCCATGATTGACCATTTTGACACTGACGAAGGCGGTCTGAGATACGGACGTAACTGCTTCATGGCAGGCTACTTTGCCAACATTCTTCTCTG GACGGCGTTTGCTTTCTGGGTAACCGGAAACATCCTGCTATGCAGTGTCGTCTGGTACGGCGCCGCCTGCTTCACTCTGGCGGGCGTCTGCATGATACTCGCCGCCGGCGTATACGACTTCCTTTGCCCGCAGCGCGCGCTCCGGATGCCCTGCTCCGACGGTCCTATCGAGCTTCGCTTCGGTTGGTGCTTCTGGGCAACTCTTGTGTTTG GCATCCTTACTACAGTCGTGGGGCTGGTACTATTTACGTTGGAGCAGAAAGTTCCCAAGAAACTTGCAGAGTTCTTCCTGTTAGACACGGCCCTTGAAGACGATGAATACAAACAGCTCTCTAACGCAAATCCGCTTGATTCCGTTGTACGCGAAGACTTTGTGCACAGGGTAGGTGCACTGCGGACAAATACAAAG GAGAACTACGGATTTGAGACTACCAAACCGAAATTCAACCCAGTCTTCGCCGAGAATACACTCAACAGCAAACCGGAAACTGATTCTTCGCGCACGTGGGCATTTTCGAATATTGTAGAAGAAGACCGCACTTCGGAGCCGGGAATAATACACTCAAACGGTGTTTGCAAAGAAATTCCTGCTTGTGACAGTCGCAGTGATTCAGAACGAGATATCGGGAGACTAACCGAGATTTACGTGAACATAGACCCAGACAAACGGTTTGTTTCTGCAAATCTCAGCAACAACAGACGCGCGTCAATTTGGTGA
- the LOC127859437 gene encoding dual oxidase maturation factor 1-like isoform X7, with product MFGVRRQFSDVKLYIGEIIAYFLDSLCDELKILRTSKRYLFNMAWFTAFRGDFGNAYYGEYRTSVTADISFAAIAYTCVLISIAAIVAAAGIRGRERWYTLVRLTYSLAVGSIILVSIFGYCWQIGEVGVHSPYIYRSKGQISGRLGVHVGLKTVNLTLVGTFTTDGNRFKYNEKLTLGNVIQESSQLWTALDRGLPQTLLSMIDHFDTDEGGLRYGRNCFMAGYFANILLWTAFAFWVTGNILLCSVVWYGAACFTLAGVCMILAAGVYDFLCPQRALRMPCSDGPIELRFGWCFWATLVFGILTTVVGLVLFTLEQKVPKKLAEFFLLDTALEDDEYKQLSNANPLDSVVREDFVHRENYGFETTKPKFNPVFAENTLNSKPETDSSRTWAFSNIVEEDRTSEPGIIHSNGVCKEIPACDSRSDSERDIGRLTEIYVNIDPDKRFVSANLSNNRRASIW from the exons ATGTTCGGGGTGAGAAGGCAATTTTCTGATGTAAAACTATATATTGGAGAAATAATCGCATACTTTTTAGATTCTTTGTGCGACGAACTTAAAATATTAAGGACTTCAAAAAGATACCTGTTCAA CATGGCGTGGTTCACAGCGTTTCGTGGCGACTTTGGCAACGCCTATTACGGCGAGTACCGGACGTCCGTCACTGCGGACATCTCGTTCGCCGCCATCGCTTACACGTGCGTCCTGATCTCCATAGCTGCCATAGTGGCCGCGGCTGGTATCAGAGGCCGAGAG AGATGGTACACTTTGGTCCGTCTTACATACAGTCTGGCCGTAGGAAGCATCATTCTGG TGAGCATCTTCGGATACTGCTGGCAGATCGGCGAGGTAGGAGTTCATTCCCCCTACATATACCGGAGCAAAGGTCAAATTTCAGGGCGACTGGGCGTTCACGTTGGTTTGAAAACAGTCAATCTGACTCTTGTAG GAACTTTCACTACCGATGGGAACAGATTCAAATACAACGAAAAGCTCACGCTAGGAAATG TCATCCAAGAGAGTTCGCAGCTCTGGACGGCCCTTGACCGCGGGCTGCCCCAGACGCTGCTGTCCATGATTGACCATTTTGACACTGACGAAGGCGGTCTGAGATACGGACGTAACTGCTTCATGGCAGGCTACTTTGCCAACATTCTTCTCTG GACGGCGTTTGCTTTCTGGGTAACCGGAAACATCCTGCTATGCAGTGTCGTCTGGTACGGCGCCGCCTGCTTCACTCTGGCGGGCGTCTGCATGATACTCGCCGCCGGCGTATACGACTTCCTTTGCCCGCAGCGCGCGCTCCGGATGCCCTGCTCCGACGGTCCTATCGAGCTTCGCTTCGGTTGGTGCTTCTGGGCAACTCTTGTGTTTG GCATCCTTACTACAGTCGTGGGGCTGGTACTATTTACGTTGGAGCAGAAAGTTCCCAAGAAACTTGCAGAGTTCTTCCTGTTAGACACGGCCCTTGAAGACGATGAATACAAACAGCTCTCTAACGCAAATCCGCTTGATTCCGTTGTACGCGAAGACTTTGTGCACAGG GAGAACTACGGATTTGAGACTACCAAACCGAAATTCAACCCAGTCTTCGCCGAGAATACACTCAACAGCAAACCGGAAACTGATTCTTCGCGCACGTGGGCATTTTCGAATATTGTAGAAGAAGACCGCACTTCGGAGCCGGGAATAATACACTCAAACGGTGTTTGCAAAGAAATTCCTGCTTGTGACAGTCGCAGTGATTCAGAACGAGATATCGGGAGACTAACCGAGATTTACGTGAACATAGACCCAGACAAACGGTTTGTTTCTGCAAATCTCAGCAACAACAGACGCGCGTCAATTTGGTGA
- the LOC127859437 gene encoding dual oxidase maturation factor 1-like isoform X8, translated as MAWFTAFRGDFGNAYYGEYRTSVTADISFAAIAYTCVLISIAAIVAAAGIRGRERWYTLVRLTYSLAVGSIILVSIFGYCWQIGEVGVHSPYIYRSKGQISGRLGVHVGLKTVNLTLVGTFTTDGNRFKYNEKLTLGNVIQESSQLWTALDRGLPQTLLSMIDHFDTDEGGLRYGRNCFMAGYFANILLWTAFAFWVTGNILLCSVVWYGAACFTLAGVCMILAAGVYDFLCPQRALRMPCSDGPIELRFGWCFWATLVFGILTTVVGLVLFTLEQKVPKKLAEFFLLDTALEDDEYKQLSNANPLDSVVREDFVHRVGALRTNTKENYGFETTKPKFNPVFAENTLNSKPETDSSRTWAFSNIVEEDRTSEPGIIHSNGVCKEIPACDSRSDSERDIGRLTEIYVNIDPDKRFVSANLSNNRRASIW; from the exons ATGGCGTGGTTCACAGCGTTTCGTGGCGACTTTGGCAACGCCTATTACGGCGAGTACCGGACGTCCGTCACTGCGGACATCTCGTTCGCCGCCATCGCTTACACGTGCGTCCTGATCTCCATAGCTGCCATAGTGGCCGCGGCTGGTATCAGAGGCCGAGAG AGATGGTACACTTTGGTCCGTCTTACATACAGTCTGGCCGTAGGAAGCATCATTCTGG TGAGCATCTTCGGATACTGCTGGCAGATCGGCGAGGTAGGAGTTCATTCCCCCTACATATACCGGAGCAAAGGTCAAATTTCAGGGCGACTGGGCGTTCACGTTGGTTTGAAAACAGTCAATCTGACTCTTGTAG GAACTTTCACTACCGATGGGAACAGATTCAAATACAACGAAAAGCTCACGCTAGGAAATG TCATCCAAGAGAGTTCGCAGCTCTGGACGGCCCTTGACCGCGGGCTGCCCCAGACGCTGCTGTCCATGATTGACCATTTTGACACTGACGAAGGCGGTCTGAGATACGGACGTAACTGCTTCATGGCAGGCTACTTTGCCAACATTCTTCTCTG GACGGCGTTTGCTTTCTGGGTAACCGGAAACATCCTGCTATGCAGTGTCGTCTGGTACGGCGCCGCCTGCTTCACTCTGGCGGGCGTCTGCATGATACTCGCCGCCGGCGTATACGACTTCCTTTGCCCGCAGCGCGCGCTCCGGATGCCCTGCTCCGACGGTCCTATCGAGCTTCGCTTCGGTTGGTGCTTCTGGGCAACTCTTGTGTTTG GCATCCTTACTACAGTCGTGGGGCTGGTACTATTTACGTTGGAGCAGAAAGTTCCCAAGAAACTTGCAGAGTTCTTCCTGTTAGACACGGCCCTTGAAGACGATGAATACAAACAGCTCTCTAACGCAAATCCGCTTGATTCCGTTGTACGCGAAGACTTTGTGCACAGGGTAGGTGCACTGCGGACAAATACAAAG GAGAACTACGGATTTGAGACTACCAAACCGAAATTCAACCCAGTCTTCGCCGAGAATACACTCAACAGCAAACCGGAAACTGATTCTTCGCGCACGTGGGCATTTTCGAATATTGTAGAAGAAGACCGCACTTCGGAGCCGGGAATAATACACTCAAACGGTGTTTGCAAAGAAATTCCTGCTTGTGACAGTCGCAGTGATTCAGAACGAGATATCGGGAGACTAACCGAGATTTACGTGAACATAGACCCAGACAAACGGTTTGTTTCTGCAAATCTCAGCAACAACAGACGCGCGTCAATTTGGTGA